The DNA sequence CTCTGGAGCAGGAAAAACTTCTCTGGTGCAGAAAGTGACCTGCTTGTTAGAGGACGCTGTATCTTTCTATTTCGATGACTATGTCTGTGTATCAAAGTATCCTTCAGACTTCTCTCAGTGGATTAGAGAAGGGGCTGATCTTAATCAGTGGGAAACTCTACAGCTCCTCGAAGACTTACAAGCATTACGGCATGGAAAGGCCATTTCTTTGCCCGAGAATCAAGAAATAATTCAATCAGCCAGCTTCATTGTGATCGAAGAGCCGTTTGGTAGAGAACGCGCCAAGATGAGCGAACTAATTGATTTTGTAGCATATATCAACCTTCCGCTAGAAGTTGCCTTGGCACGTCGATTGCTGCGAGACATTGAACAGTGTGTCACTGAAAGAAAGCAAGATATCCTAGCAGCCTATCTCAAAGAATATCTGACAGAATATCTCAATGGTGGCACTCGAGAACTGTATTTTGAAGTAAGTACAAGAGTTTTGCAGAATTGTGATTTGATTCTAAATGGGGTCAACTCTTTGGATGAGTTAGCGAATGAAATAGTGACTGCGATCAAAACAAGGGTGTAGGTTGCCTAATAAGGATCTGGATCTAACCACCTTCGTCAACCCCGATAAATAGAAGTGGTTGTCGCACCTAACCCTTCGCTGCAACGGGCAGCATCAAGATCCTAGCTGTGTCCCAAAGATTACTAACCATCGTTGAGCTTCACCGTTAAGGCGCACAACAACCAACGAGGCAAGAATGATCATTACAGGCGTTCGTGAAAGTGAGAGAGAAGAGTTGCTCAGTTTGGCGGTCAGCACAGGTCTCTTTACGCCCGAAGATGCAGAGGGGCTGCTCGGTGGAATCTTAGACGGGCTTGCGGCTGGAGGGCTCCCAGAAGGCCACATGGCTGTGGCCTGTCGCAAGTCACACGACAGTGAGGCCATAGGCTGGTCCTACTATGCACCTGACCCGTATGCAGAAAATATACTGAATGTGTGGTGGATTGGTGTAGCTCCAGAGCATCATGGAAGCGGTGCAGGACACGTTCTTCTGTTGCACATAGAGAAAGAAGCAAGAGATCAAGGGGTGCGCGTTGTAGTTATTGAGACAAGCGATCAAGCCCCTATGGCTAGAGCTCGTAAGTTCTACGACAAGCAGGGATATGCGGAGAGGGGTCGGATCCCAGATTTCTATGGGCAAGGAGATGCAAAAGTCATCTTTTCGCGCTCACTTGCGAGTGCGCCCTAACGCCGACAATTAACCTATTTCCTGAAGTATGGACTTTAACTAGGCAGAATGGCACGGCTAACAGGTAGCTGAGGTGACTTTTGATCAAGCCGAGTGCTCAATGGCCTTGACTTGCTGAAGGCTTGTGGGTTGAGTAGTTGCCTGCGCGTGCAGCTAGCCAATCTGGCTTAACCCCATGCCTGTACTCACGAAAGAGCTGCTAAGAGGGGTTGTGATGCTGCTTTGTGGCGCGGGACAACCATTCCGCCACGTCTTTTAGCTATTTGGCTCGAACTGCTTCTAGTTTTACCAGCGAGCATAGGGCGACGGAAACGTCGCCAAAAACCTTATTAGCTTTTGCCCAGTAGTTCACGAGTCCTCAGAAAAGCTGTGCGTTGGCCAAATCTGTCGTTTTAGTCAATGCTTGGATTAGAACTGTTCAAATGAGCTTGCCAGCCTAAATTCTCTTCTGCTCTATATCCCTCACCCCCGGATTGTTGATTAGAGCAGGCGGTGGTAGCCTCAAAAGTCGTGAAACCCCTCTTGCTGCTTAGGATGCTTGATTAAGCCATAAAGGGGGCAACTCATTTTGCAAATTAACTGATAGGTGCAGCTATGGCATTACGTCTCAAACTGCCCGCCTGGTCTATAGGGGTGCTCCTCCTGGGGCCAATTCTGACTGGATGTGCTTCAAATTCAACTGAGCCAAGTGCTACTGCGCCAGCCTCCAATGCTTCTGCAGAGCAGATAGTCCTGGCGATTGGAGGAGAGAGTGAGGAAGGGTATGACCCCACGTTAGGCTGGGGCCGCTACGGTTCACCCCTGTTTCAGAGCACCTTGCTGCAGCGCGATGAAAACCTTGAAATCGTCAATGATCTGGCGACCAACTATACGGTCAGCGAAGACGGCAGAACCTGGACGGTGACGATTCGCCAAGACGCTCAGTTTTCTGATGGGGAGCCGCTGACAGCAGCCGATGTTGCCTACACCTTCAACAAGGCAGCAGAGAGCGGCGGCCTGACCGATGTAACGGTACTAGAAGAAGCTGTCGCCACTGACGACTACACGGTAGAGCTGCGGCTGAAGCAGCCCCAAAGCACCTTCGTCAACCGCCTGATCACCGTAGGCATTGTGCCGGAGCACGCCCATGGTCCTGACTATGCTCGCAACCCCATTGGCTCTGGCCCCTATCAACTCGTCCAGTGGGACGAGGGGCAGCAGCTGATTGTCGAAGCCAACCTCAACTATTACGGCGAAGCTCCTGGGATTGGGCAACTCGTTTTTCTATTTACTGAAGAAGACGCGGCCTTTGCGGCCGCCCAGGCGGGACAGGCCCAAGTGGTCAGCGTGCCCCAGTCGCTGGCGGTGCAGAGCATTGAGGGCATGAAGCTCTATGACGTTGCCAGCGTGGATAACCGGGGGCTGATGTTTCCCTTTCCTGACGAGGGGAGTAAGACTACGCCAGACGGTAAACCGGTGGGTAACGCCGTCACCTCAGATCGGGCAATTCGGCAGGCGGTGAACTACGCCGTCGATCGGCAGGCGCTGGTAGATGGAGTGCTGGAGGGTTATGGATCGCCCGCCTACGGCCCAGTCAGCGGCCTGGCTTGGGAGGAACCGAACGCCAATATCGACGATGCTGACCCTGAGCTGGCCCGTCAGATCCTAGCAGACGGGGGCTGGAGCGACAGCAATGGCGATGGTGTCGTTGAAAAAGATGGCTTAAAGGCCGAGTTCACCCTACTTTATCCGGCCAGTGACAGCACCCGTCAGGCCTTGGCGTTGTCGGTCGCGGAGATGCTTAAGCCCGTGGGCATTCAGGTCAATGTCGAGGGCAAGAGCTGGGATGAGATTACCCCCCTAGCGCACAGCAACGCGGTGCTGTTTGGCTGGGGTAGCCACGACCAGACGGAGATGTACAACCTCTATCACAGCAAGGCGGCCCAGGGCGATTTTTACAACGCGGGCTACTACGCTAACCAAGCCATCGACCAAACGCTAGATTTGGCGATGGGTGCCCCTTCAGAGGCAGAAGCGATCGCATTCTGGAAAGCCGCCCAGTGGGATGGCCAGCGAGGGTTCACGGCCAAGGGCGATGCCGCTTGGGCCTGGCTGGTCAACCTTGACCACACCTACTTTGTCCACGAGTGTCTAGACATCGGTCAACCCCAGGTTGAGCCCCACGGCCACGGCTGGCCGATCACCGCCAACATCGCTAGCTGGACCTGGACATGCAATTAAAACCAATTCTGCTGTTTTTCAGCTACAAGCTGGTGCGGCTGGCGCTGCTGCTGGTCGCCGTAGCAGTGCTGACCTTTGGGCTGATGAGTCTGTCACCGATTGATCCGGTGCAAGCCTATGTTGGGGCCGACATGCTGCAGGTCAGTGCCACTCAGCGAGAGCTGATCGCCCAGCGCTGGGGCCTGGATCAGCCAATGATTGTGCGCTTTTGGGACTGGTTTGGGCAGATCATTCAGGGCAACTGGGGCACCTCAATGGTGTTTAACCAACCGGTTTTGCAGGTGATCGGCCAGCGGTTTCAGGTGTCGCTACAGCTGCTTGCGATCGCATGGCTCGTTTCTGGTCTGCTGGGGCTAGTGCTGGGTGTGCTAGCCGGAGCCTTTGAGGGCACCTGGATTGACCGGGGCATTCGCCTCTATGCCTACACCCTGGCCTCATCGCCAACATTTTGGGTGGCGCTGCTGCTGCTGATTTTCTTTTCGGTGTCGCTGCGGCTTACCCCAATTTGCTGTGCCGCTCCGCCCGGTGTGCTGGCCCAAAACGTTACTTTCTGGCAGCATCTGCACCACCTACTGCTGCCCGCCCTCGCCCTGAGCATCATCGGCATTGCCAACATTGCCCTGCACACCCGCCAGAAGCTGATCGATGTGCTGCACAGCGACTATGTGCTGTTTGCCCGCGCTCAGGGCGAAAGCCTTTGGGGCATCTTGCAGCACCACGGACTGAGGAACATCCTGCTGCCCGCATTAACCCTGCAATTTGCTTCTCTCAGTGAGCTGTTTGGTGGCTCGGTGCTGGTGGAGCAGGTGTTTGCCTATCCGGGGCTGGGGCAGGCGACCGTGCAGGCGGCTCTGCGCAGCGATGTGCCGCTGCTGGTGGGCATCGTTTTCTTCAGTGCCCTGTTTGTCTACGCCGGAAATACCCTGGCCGATTTGTCTTACCAGGTGATTGACCCACGTATCCGCATTGGCGGCAGGAGGACCGCATGACCACCCTTGCACCTCCTCAGATCCGCGCTGCCAAACAGCGGAGCAATCGGCGGCAACGAACTCTTTGGACCATTGGGCTGTGTGCCTTCTTTTTAGCGGCCATCATCTTCAGCACCTGGGTGATTGGCGATGCTGGACTTAGCCCGGTATTGACCCAGCGCAACCAGCCTCCCTCCTTAGCCCATCCCTTTGGCACCGACTGGCTGGGGCGAGACATGCTGACGCGATCGCTCCACGGCATGTCCCTTAGTCTGCGGGTGGGTCTGCTGGCCGCCACCTCCAGTGCGCTGATCGCTACTTTGCTGGGGTTGGCGGCAGGCACGTTGGGCGGCTGGGTTGATGCCGTCATCTGCTGGATTATCGACGTGTGCTTTAGCCTGCCCCACCTGGTGCTGCTGATTTTAGTTGCCTTTGCGGTCGGGGGCGGAACGCGGGGCGTAATCATTGCCGTAGCGCTGACCCACTGGCCTAGTCTGGCCCGCGTCATTCGGGCAGAGGTGTTGCAGGTCAACAGCTCCGACTACGTGCAGCTCTCTCACCGGCTGGGTCGCTCTCCCGCCTGGATTGCCCGCCACCACATGGTGCCCCACGTCATTCCTCAGCTGCTGGTGGGGCTGATTCTGCTGTTTCCCCATGCCATTTTGCACGAGGCAGCGCTGTCGTTTATCGGCATTGGCATTTCGCCCCACCTGCCCGCCATTGGCATCATTTTGGCGGAGTCGATGCGCCACCTATCTACCGGCTACTGGTGGTTGGGGGTGATGCCCGGTTTGCTGCTGCTGCTGTCGGTCAAAGCCTTTGACTGGCTGGGCGAAAATTTGCGGGCGTTGCTTGATCCGAAGACGAGTCAGGGGTAGCTATGCTGTCAGTTTCAAATCTCAGCGTTACGTTTACTCAGTACGAGCAGGGGCTGCGCCGCAAGCAGCTAACAGTGATCACTGACCTAGATTTAGAGGTCAAAGCCGGAGAAGTGGTGGCGGTGGTGGGCGCTAGCGGGTCGGGTAAGAGCCTGCTGGCCCACGCCATTTTGGGCATTTTGCCGGAGAACGCGACCGTCGGTGGCACGATGCTGTTTCAGGGTCAGCCGCTGACGCCCCAACGGTGTCAGCAACTGCGCGGCAAGGCCATTGCTCTGATTCCTCAGTCAGTGGGCTATCTCGATCCGCTCATGCAGGTGGGGAAGCAGGTGCAGCGGGTAGCTCAGCTCAACGGGCTGGCCAAATCAGCGGCTCGAACGGCGGTGAAGCAAACCTTTCAGCGCTACGACCTGCCGCCCCAGACAGGTCGCTGCTACCCGTTTCAGGTCTCAGGGGGCATGGCACGGCGGGTGCTGGTGTCTACGGCGGTGGTCAGTCAGGCCGATCTGGTCATCGCCGACGAACCCACGCCTGGCCTGCACCCGGATGTGGTGATCGAAACGCTAAACCACCTGCGGGAGCTGTCTCAGGAAGGGCGCGGGGTGATTTTGATTACCCATGACATCGAAGCGGCGCTGCTGATAGCCGATCGGGTAGCGGTGTTTTACGCCGGCACGACGGCAGAGATTGCTTCGGCTCAGGACTTTGCCACCGGGAACTTGCGCCACCCCTACACCCAGGCGCTCTGGCGATCGCTGCCCCAAAACGATTTCACGCCGGTGCAGGGTAACCAGCCCAGCCCTGAGGCGCTGCCGGTAGGCTGCCTGTTTAGCGATCGCTGCCCCTGGATGACAGAGGCCTGTCTGCCAGAGCGACCAGTGCTGCGGATGGTACGAAGTGGTTTAGTGAGGTGCATTCATGCTGACCGGTGAAGACCTTTGGTTTCGCTATGCGCCCCAGCTGCCCTGGGTGGTGCAGGCTCAGTCTCTGGCCGTGAAACCGGGTGAAGTGGTCGGACTAATGGCCCCTTCTGGTTTTGGTAAAACAACTCTGGCCAAGCTGCTGGCGGGCTATTTGATGCCCACCCGCGGCAGGGTGAGCTTAGACGAACAGCCGCTTCCCGCCCGGCGGTACTGCCCAGTGCAGCTCGTTTTTCAAAATCCGGAGCTGGCGGTCAACCCGCGCTGGCGCATTGACCAAATTTTGCGCGAAGGCCATCCCCCCCAGATGCATCAGCTCGATGCCCTAGGCATTCACCCTGGCTGGCTCAGCCGCTACCCCCATGAGCTGAGCGGCGGTGAGCTGCAGCGAATTGCGATCGCCCGCACCCTCAACCCTCAAACTCGCTACCTGATCGCCGACGAAATGACGGCCATGCTCGATGCCAACACCCAGGCGCTGATCTGGCAGGCCGTTTTGGCCTACACCCATTCCCATCAGATCGGGGTTTTGGTAGTCAGTCACGATTGGCCTCTGATGAGGCGGCTGTGCGATCGAATCCTCGATTTGGCGGCCACACAAAACCACAGCACCCTAATTTCTCAGTAGCCGCAGCCTGCTCAGCGTCGAGCCTTCGTGCCCCAGCACGCCCAAGGGCAGCGTCAGATTGCCTGCAAAATTCGAAATCAGCAGAAGTACGACAAACCCAAGGGCAAACACTATGTTTTGCTTGACCACGTTCTGGGCCCGACGGCCTAGCCGAATCGCGTGCTCTAGGTGCTCCAAGCGATCGGCCATCAGCACAACGTCTGCGGTTTCAAGCGCCGCGTCGCTGCCTGCGGTTACGCCTAACCACCAAGCCGAGGGCAGCTCCATTGGCCTTGGCGAAATTGAGTCAAGGGTCACGCAAATTAGGCGGCGGGTGAAGATTTTGGGAACTCAGTGGGACGAAGACAACGTGCAGCGGGTGCTGCGACAGCAGTGCGCGTATTTAAACAATTACTTCTCAAAATGAGTCTTGCAAGACTGGGCTGCCCCCGTTCACCGGGTGCATTATCTTGCTCTGACGCAGATGTTGCAGAAGGTCAGTTGTGTTGCAACAGCCTAAGGCAGCGAACGCTATTGAGTACTACTTAATCGATGCGATGCGATTGAAGTTTAATGGGCTATCACTAATAAATAAATCTGGCTTTTGACCTCAGAAACTAACTTAGTTTTTCTTCTGCTTACCTTAAACAAAATGAATCGATGGTTAAGTTTAGCTTTAGAGGAAATTAACGCTGTTAAATGTAATTAAAAATGTAAGTTCGTCTGAGAAAAAACAATTAATCTACGCCTTTTGGAAGAGAGGCGAGCAAAACCATTAAGATACTCTAAGCATGCTTGAATCGCGATGTTTGAATCAGTTTTGCGCTCATTTATCACAATCAAAATAATTGAGAGACAAACATGTTTATCTTAAAGCAACTAAGCCGCAAACTATTCAGCTATTTGAGTCTTGTACTTTTAGTTTTAACATTACTCGTTTTTCCACCTGAGTTTCCTACTCAGTTTTCATTTTTGAATTTGCCTGCTATTGCATCTAGCGTCAGTGCTCAGACGACTCAACCTGGAGATAACGAGTCTGAATCTAGTGCTCCTCAACAACCTGAGCTTCCTTTGAGCCAGGAAAAACAAGGGGAAAATTCGATCGGCTTCTTCAAAATGATAATGGGTGCGCTCGCAGGTTTAGTGTTGTTTATTTATGGTGTTACGCGATTAGCTGAGGGATTAGAAGACATGGGAGAAGAACGGATGAAACGCCTCCTCAGCAAATTCACTACGAATCGCTTTGCAGGGGTTGCAACTGGAGTCGTCGCCACAACATTCTTGGAATCATCATCCGTCACAATTATTCTGGTGATTGCGATGGTAAGTGCTAGCATTCTTACCTTTGTACAATCCCTTGGGGTTGTACTGGGTTCCAATATTGGTACAGCAGTCGGAGCACAAATTATTTCTCTCAATATCGAATTGTATGTTCCTATTTTAATGTTTAGCGGTCTGCTGGTGTTCTTCTTAGGCAGAACGGTCCGTATTAAATCTATTGGTATCGTTTTGCTCGGGTTTGGATTGATGTTTTACGGGCTTGAAGCGATCAACTCAGCCATGGAGCCGTTTCGAGATTACGAACCGTTCTTAAACTGGATGGAAAGGCTGGGTCGTAATCCCATTCTAGGGGCTTTGGTGGGGGCTATCTTTACGGTGATTATTCAATCTTCTTCAGCCACAGTCGCGATCGTAGTGACATTAGCAGGCTCCGGTTTAATTGCTTTGCCTGCTGGAATTGCAATTATGCTGGGTGCAGAAGTTGGAACCTGTGCTGATACTCTGATTGCTACGATTGGACGGGGAAGTGCTGCGTTGCGAACGGGTCTATTTCACCTCTTATTTAACCTCAGTAGTGCCGCTGTGGGAATTCTTTTAGCGCCACAACTAGCTCAATTAGCTCAAACAATTTCTGGTGATGACGTTGGACGGCAGATTGCGAATGCTCAAATGCTATTTAATATCATTGGCGCTGCTGCTGTCATCGGTTTTTTGCCAATCATTGCACGGGCGCTAGAAAAGCTAGTTCCAGAAACTGATGCAGATCGTGAACGGCAGCAACGCCAGCTCGAAAAACAGCAAGCGAATGCTAAAAACCCGCAGGCTGAACCTCTCACTCGTTAAACATGCCTTATACCTTAGCCAAGGCTTCTGAGCTAAGGGGCTTCAATTAGCTCCTTAGCTCTTCATGGTCCACTAGCCTTAATTCAGTGCCACTCAGGATACAGCGTGCTTTCTAAGAGACAAAGCTCAGTCTGGAGAGCGATTAACCAGCAGGTCAAACTGACCTCTTCCCACATCCAGCTTGTCTTGATCTTCCTGCACAATTTCATCAATGTTTTCTACTCCGGAATCTGCCGAAGTTTGAGATGAGTCCTCCTGCTGCATCTTGTTTAGGGTCTCGTCACCCAGGGGTTGACGAGTCTGGCTTGTGGTTGGTGGCTGCATGACACTTTCGAGCCCCAAAGGTTTTTGGCTATCGTTATCTAAATTTTTGTTTTCCACTTTTAATACCACTAAATTCTTATTTTTATACTTGCTCTAGTGCTCTAATTTTTTATCAATCTAAAGTCGGATTAATTTGGCTCTAAATGTACATTTGAAATTAATGTTCGATGGCTAAACATCTCAAACCCATTTTCACTTGCTATGAAGACTCCCTTATTTTCACCGCTGGAGGCACTGGTCTATTAAGAAGAGATGCAAAGAACCCCTAGCAATAAGGCTAGGGGCTGAGGTGAAATTTTGCTAAGGCTATTGTGCCTCAAGCTGCTTCAGGACAGCGATCGCGCTTTGGATGCCCCCATAGGCTTTATCTATCAATGCGGCCTGGGTTTTGTCGGCGGGTTCAGTATGCAGGATGCGGTTGAGAATTTGCTCTAGGGTCTGAATGTCGGCGTCTATTTGATACCTTACCAGTGTGGTCTAACCTGAACTATCCCATTGCTCTAAGGGCGGTGTTGCTGAGGGTTTGCGCGTTTTTTGCCCAAACCTTGGCGTACTATGGGCTCCTGCGCGATCGCCCCGATGAGGGGCATAGCAATGGTGGTCTATCCAAAGCTAACCCTAGGTAGAGTGTTGACTTGTGATTCTGCTGCTCTCAGCTCACGACGATTTACCTTGGAGCTTTTGGACAGTGCTCCAAAAAGCGTTCTCAAGTTGGGATGATACAGCTAGACCATCTAGTTCTCTCATCAACGCTTCAGCAGTCCCCGTGTCCCCGTCGTTCGAGGCTTGGGTATAGGCTTCTAGCAAAATACAAAATTCGTTGTTCACCGTTTGCCACCGCTCTGGTACTGCGTCAGGTTGATTTCTCCTCTACGAGATAACACTTGTAGTTATTGAGGAACCATGACCGAACGGCGGATTTCACAGGAAGTCTTACTAGTGGTGCTGACTGCGCTGGCAATCAAGCACCTGTACTAAAGAAGGCGCTGGGCAGGGTGGGTTGAGTAGTTGTCTGCGCACGCAATCAGCCGATCTGGCTTACCCCATGCCTGTACTCACGAAAGATCTGCCAAGAGAGACTGTGATGCTGCTTTACGGCGCGGACAACTAGTCTAGGCCACTTTTCGCCCTGCCCCTGCTATCGCACCCACATGCTGAGTACCATAAGCTCAGCACCGGCGATCACTATGCGGTAATGAGGTGTCCAAATTGTGGAGACGGTGGACGCCAGATCAGCGACAGCTACAGGGGAAATTGCCTTAAGGTTGAGGCTGTGGGAGCAATTGACCGGCCCCAAGACAGAAGGCGGCAAGCGCATCGTGGCACAGAATGCTAATAAGCATGGCCAGCGATCGCGAGCGCTATCGAGCGCCAGCAGCAGTTTAACGCTGCACTGAGAGAGCTTAGAGGATTGCTCGATGGCTTAAGTATTTAGGCTACGGTTGACCCCGGTGCAAATGCCCCATGCCCCCAGGGAGAGTTCCCAGGCGGGCACTAAGGCGGCAGCCATG is a window from the Leptolyngbya subtilissima AS-A7 genome containing:
- a CDS encoding Na/Pi cotransporter family protein, which codes for MFILKQLSRKLFSYLSLVLLVLTLLVFPPEFPTQFSFLNLPAIASSVSAQTTQPGDNESESSAPQQPELPLSQEKQGENSIGFFKMIMGALAGLVLFIYGVTRLAEGLEDMGEERMKRLLSKFTTNRFAGVATGVVATTFLESSSVTIILVIAMVSASILTFVQSLGVVLGSNIGTAVGAQIISLNIELYVPILMFSGLLVFFLGRTVRIKSIGIVLLGFGLMFYGLEAINSAMEPFRDYEPFLNWMERLGRNPILGALVGAIFTVIIQSSSATVAIVVTLAGSGLIALPAGIAIMLGAEVGTCADTLIATIGRGSAALRTGLFHLLFNLSSAAVGILLAPQLAQLAQTISGDDVGRQIANAQMLFNIIGAAAVIGFLPIIARALEKLVPETDADRERQQRQLEKQQANAKNPQAEPLTR
- a CDS encoding ABC transporter ATP-binding protein; the protein is MLSVSNLSVTFTQYEQGLRRKQLTVITDLDLEVKAGEVVAVVGASGSGKSLLAHAILGILPENATVGGTMLFQGQPLTPQRCQQLRGKAIALIPQSVGYLDPLMQVGKQVQRVAQLNGLAKSAARTAVKQTFQRYDLPPQTGRCYPFQVSGGMARRVLVSTAVVSQADLVIADEPTPGLHPDVVIETLNHLRELSQEGRGVILITHDIEAALLIADRVAVFYAGTTAEIASAQDFATGNLRHPYTQALWRSLPQNDFTPVQGNQPSPEALPVGCLFSDRCPWMTEACLPERPVLRMVRSGLVRCIHADR
- a CDS encoding ABC transporter substrate-binding protein; this encodes MALRLKLPAWSIGVLLLGPILTGCASNSTEPSATAPASNASAEQIVLAIGGESEEGYDPTLGWGRYGSPLFQSTLLQRDENLEIVNDLATNYTVSEDGRTWTVTIRQDAQFSDGEPLTAADVAYTFNKAAESGGLTDVTVLEEAVATDDYTVELRLKQPQSTFVNRLITVGIVPEHAHGPDYARNPIGSGPYQLVQWDEGQQLIVEANLNYYGEAPGIGQLVFLFTEEDAAFAAAQAGQAQVVSVPQSLAVQSIEGMKLYDVASVDNRGLMFPFPDEGSKTTPDGKPVGNAVTSDRAIRQAVNYAVDRQALVDGVLEGYGSPAYGPVSGLAWEEPNANIDDADPELARQILADGGWSDSNGDGVVEKDGLKAEFTLLYPASDSTRQALALSVAEMLKPVGIQVNVEGKSWDEITPLAHSNAVLFGWGSHDQTEMYNLYHSKAAQGDFYNAGYYANQAIDQTLDLAMGAPSEAEAIAFWKAAQWDGQRGFTAKGDAAWAWLVNLDHTYFVHECLDIGQPQVEPHGHGWPITANIASWTWTCN
- a CDS encoding ABC transporter permease; the protein is MQLKPILLFFSYKLVRLALLLVAVAVLTFGLMSLSPIDPVQAYVGADMLQVSATQRELIAQRWGLDQPMIVRFWDWFGQIIQGNWGTSMVFNQPVLQVIGQRFQVSLQLLAIAWLVSGLLGLVLGVLAGAFEGTWIDRGIRLYAYTLASSPTFWVALLLLIFFSVSLRLTPICCAAPPGVLAQNVTFWQHLHHLLLPALALSIIGIANIALHTRQKLIDVLHSDYVLFARAQGESLWGILQHHGLRNILLPALTLQFASLSELFGGSVLVEQVFAYPGLGQATVQAALRSDVPLLVGIVFFSALFVYAGNTLADLSYQVIDPRIRIGGRRTA
- a CDS encoding GNAT family N-acetyltransferase, yielding MIITGVRESEREELLSLAVSTGLFTPEDAEGLLGGILDGLAAGGLPEGHMAVACRKSHDSEAIGWSYYAPDPYAENILNVWWIGVAPEHHGSGAGHVLLLHIEKEARDQGVRVVVIETSDQAPMARARKFYDKQGYAERGRIPDFYGQGDAKVIFSRSLASAP
- a CDS encoding ABC transporter ATP-binding protein, with product MLTGEDLWFRYAPQLPWVVQAQSLAVKPGEVVGLMAPSGFGKTTLAKLLAGYLMPTRGRVSLDEQPLPARRYCPVQLVFQNPELAVNPRWRIDQILREGHPPQMHQLDALGIHPGWLSRYPHELSGGELQRIAIARTLNPQTRYLIADEMTAMLDANTQALIWQAVLAYTHSHQIGVLVVSHDWPLMRRLCDRILDLAATQNHSTLISQ
- a CDS encoding ABC transporter permease — its product is MTTLAPPQIRAAKQRSNRRQRTLWTIGLCAFFLAAIIFSTWVIGDAGLSPVLTQRNQPPSLAHPFGTDWLGRDMLTRSLHGMSLSLRVGLLAATSSALIATLLGLAAGTLGGWVDAVICWIIDVCFSLPHLVLLILVAFAVGGGTRGVIIAVALTHWPSLARVIRAEVLQVNSSDYVQLSHRLGRSPAWIARHHMVPHVIPQLLVGLILLFPHAILHEAALSFIGIGISPHLPAIGIILAESMRHLSTGYWWLGVMPGLLLLLSVKAFDWLGENLRALLDPKTSQG